Proteins from a genomic interval of Chroococcidiopsis thermalis PCC 7203:
- the xseA gene encoding exodeoxyribonuclease VII large subunit, with amino-acid sequence MSYTESQLEEAVISVAGLTSYIQLLLEHDEVLRQVWVVGEVSSLSRHSKGLFLTLQDPETKAEIKCVVWNSQLSRLAQLPVQGEQIVVLGSIRLYPQRGQYQLTVWQALPAGEGLLALRLRQLRDRLEAEGLFDLERKRTLPAHPQAIAVVTSPTAAAWGDIQKTLKRRYPGLSVLFSPATVQGEPAPASIVKAIERVERDGRAEVLVLTRGGGAVEELACFNDERVVRAVAECSIPVITGIGHQRDETLTDLVADVCAHTPTAAAELVVPDLAVVYAEHRQRIETLQAVVQQQLDIAGDRYYSLSSRLGRLRLDREIQREIEFLNWKKQQLIQVTQQRSQKARQHCHLLAQKLASLDPHAVLKRGYAVVRQENGAIARSAAQLAPGQELLIQLSQGKIKVKIIENSQSEI; translated from the coding sequence ATGTCCTATACAGAGTCTCAATTAGAAGAGGCAGTCATCTCGGTGGCTGGTCTAACATCGTATATTCAATTATTGCTGGAACATGATGAGGTGTTGCGGCAAGTGTGGGTTGTGGGGGAGGTTTCGAGTCTTAGCCGTCACTCTAAAGGTTTGTTTTTGACGCTGCAAGATCCAGAGACAAAGGCTGAGATTAAGTGTGTGGTGTGGAATAGCCAGTTGTCGCGCTTGGCTCAACTACCAGTACAAGGGGAGCAGATCGTAGTTTTGGGTAGTATTCGTTTGTATCCTCAGCGGGGACAATATCAACTGACTGTGTGGCAGGCTTTACCAGCGGGGGAGGGATTACTGGCGTTGAGACTGCGGCAGTTGCGCGATCGCCTGGAGGCAGAAGGTTTATTCGATCTAGAACGGAAGAGAACTCTGCCAGCTCATCCCCAAGCGATCGCTGTTGTCACTTCACCAACAGCAGCGGCTTGGGGCGATATTCAAAAAACGCTTAAACGCCGCTATCCTGGTTTATCTGTTCTGTTTTCGCCTGCTACCGTGCAAGGAGAGCCAGCACCAGCATCTATTGTCAAAGCGATCGAGCGCGTGGAACGAGACGGAAGGGCGGAGGTGTTGGTTCTTACCCGTGGTGGGGGCGCAGTGGAGGAGTTGGCTTGTTTTAACGACGAACGAGTTGTGCGGGCGGTAGCTGAGTGTTCTATACCCGTGATTACGGGGATTGGGCATCAGCGAGACGAGACTTTAACAGACTTGGTGGCTGACGTGTGCGCCCATACCCCTACAGCAGCAGCAGAACTTGTTGTACCAGATTTAGCGGTTGTGTATGCCGAGCATCGGCAGAGGATAGAGACGCTACAGGCAGTTGTACAGCAACAATTAGATATAGCAGGCGATCGCTACTATTCTCTCAGCAGTCGGTTGGGGCGTTTGCGTTTAGACCGAGAAATTCAGCGCGAGATTGAGTTTTTAAATTGGAAAAAGCAGCAGTTAATTCAGGTAACTCAACAGCGATCGCAAAAAGCACGGCAACACTGTCATTTATTAGCACAGAAACTTGCTAGCCTCGATCCTCATGCGGTGTTGAAACGGGGTTACGCTGTAGTTCGGCAAGAAAACGGTGCGATCGCTCGTTCGGCTGCTCAGTTAGCGCCAGGACAAGAGTTATTAATTCAGCTCAGTCAAGGAAAAATCAAAGTTAAAATTATCGAGAATTCTCAATCTGAAATCTAA
- a CDS encoding glycoside hydrolase family 55 protein — MRISAKLRRFIWLFILFVWVALAAIFLVPQLALKFSRPTPLQVVDIASSNITNTNSSKKPISPSPTEKSSSSKPPILVSSNAITPTTFTNKTIDRNPIKKVFPSDFISANVKTQYGAKGDGVTDDTAAIQKALNDERDEEQDYFGKPKALYFPAGTYLISNTLNWKGCCMSWQGQGVGISIIKLKDKTKSFGDRNAPKPVIQTIDGNMSFRQNITDLTVDTGKNNPGAIGIDYISNNFGSLWNVLIRSGDGQGKVGLDMSRQWAGPCLIKNVQINGFDYGIVTKNLEYGPTFEEITLQQQKVAGILNDGNTLAIRKLQSKNSVPVIQNQAPAGMIIVIDGNFQGGAAKASAIENNGYLYARNINTSGYKSAIHHKETIVSGTSVSEYVSDKIYNLFGSPMRSLNLPIEETPVFEDKNLANWMAFSPQWYGETDSLQDALNSGKSTIYFPFGTYFSHDKKVFKVPASVRRIVGFSSIVNGGGIVFRVEQNSDKPLIIEQFGYGVTIEHASPRTVVIQHGGYEYKDFPKSGKLFLEDVGGSLRINYPHQVWARQLNVETLDAARTKIENKGGTLWILGLKTEGKGSVINTTKGGKTEVLGTLIYPVHDFTAQEKQEAAFISNNSSQSLIYSVSAYGENKNYDIQVEETRNGVKRQLLSKDFPGRMPLFVGYK; from the coding sequence ATGAGAATTTCCGCAAAACTACGTAGATTTATTTGGTTGTTCATTTTATTTGTATGGGTAGCATTAGCAGCAATTTTTCTAGTCCCGCAATTAGCTCTAAAGTTTTCACGACCCACACCTTTACAAGTGGTAGATATAGCTAGCTCTAATATAACTAACACCAATTCTTCAAAAAAGCCTATTTCTCCATCACCCACAGAAAAATCCAGTTCGAGTAAACCTCCAATTTTAGTATCTAGTAATGCCATCACGCCAACTACGTTTACTAATAAAACAATCGATCGCAATCCGATAAAAAAAGTTTTTCCGAGCGATTTTATCTCAGCTAATGTTAAAACTCAATATGGCGCAAAAGGTGATGGCGTTACAGATGATACGGCAGCAATTCAAAAAGCTCTAAATGACGAACGCGACGAAGAACAAGATTATTTTGGCAAGCCAAAAGCTCTGTACTTTCCGGCTGGAACTTATTTAATCAGCAATACTTTAAATTGGAAGGGTTGCTGTATGAGTTGGCAGGGACAAGGGGTAGGAATTAGTATTATTAAACTCAAAGACAAGACGAAAAGTTTTGGCGATCGCAATGCTCCTAAACCAGTCATACAGACTATAGATGGTAATATGTCATTCCGCCAAAATATTACAGATTTAACCGTAGATACGGGAAAAAATAATCCAGGCGCGATCGGGATAGACTATATTTCTAATAATTTTGGTTCTCTGTGGAATGTTTTAATTCGCTCTGGTGACGGACAAGGAAAAGTTGGTTTAGATATGTCGAGACAATGGGCAGGACCTTGTTTAATTAAGAACGTACAAATTAATGGATTTGACTACGGCATTGTCACTAAAAACTTAGAATATGGTCCTACGTTCGAGGAAATTACACTTCAACAGCAAAAAGTTGCAGGTATTTTAAATGATGGTAATACATTAGCAATTCGTAAACTTCAGAGTAAAAATTCTGTACCAGTCATTCAAAATCAAGCACCAGCGGGCATGATAATTGTTATAGATGGCAATTTTCAAGGTGGTGCGGCAAAAGCCAGTGCTATTGAAAACAACGGTTATTTATATGCGAGAAATATCAATACTAGCGGTTATAAATCGGCAATTCATCACAAAGAAACTATAGTTTCTGGTACAAGTGTAAGTGAATATGTCTCTGACAAAATATATAATCTGTTTGGTAGTCCAATGCGATCGCTCAATTTACCAATTGAAGAAACACCAGTTTTCGAGGATAAAAATTTAGCTAATTGGATGGCTTTTTCTCCTCAATGGTACGGAGAAACTGATTCTTTACAAGATGCACTCAATTCAGGTAAATCGACTATTTATTTTCCTTTCGGTACGTACTTTTCTCATGATAAAAAAGTTTTCAAGGTTCCGGCTTCAGTTCGACGTATTGTCGGCTTTTCGTCTATTGTGAATGGCGGTGGAATTGTATTTCGCGTCGAGCAAAATAGCGACAAGCCTTTGATTATCGAACAATTTGGTTATGGAGTCACAATAGAACACGCTTCACCGCGCACTGTTGTTATTCAACATGGTGGCTACGAGTACAAAGACTTTCCCAAATCTGGCAAGCTATTTTTAGAAGATGTAGGAGGTAGTTTACGGATTAATTACCCTCATCAAGTTTGGGCGAGGCAGTTAAATGTTGAAACTTTAGATGCAGCACGTACTAAAATTGAAAATAAAGGCGGGACGCTCTGGATTTTGGGACTAAAAACGGAGGGTAAGGGTTCTGTAATCAATACTACTAAAGGTGGTAAAACAGAAGTTTTGGGAACTTTAATCTATCCAGTACATGACTTTACTGCTCAAGAAAAGCAGGAAGCTGCATTTATTAGCAATAACTCTAGTCAGTCATTAATCTATTCTGTCAGTGCTTATGGTGAGAACAAAAACTATGATATTCAAGTAGAAGAGACTCGGAACGGCGTGAAGCGCCAACTACTGAGTAAGGATTTTCCTGGTAGAATGCCTTTGTTTGTGGGGTATAAATAG
- the xseB gene encoding exodeoxyribonuclease VII small subunit, which yields MSRNSNSKTKSNTSPLPDTWKYEVAVAEVESLISRIEAGELELEEVFEQFTQAVEQLKQCETFLQQRQQQVDLLIETLNNES from the coding sequence ATGTCTCGTAACTCCAATTCCAAAACTAAATCAAACACTTCACCTTTACCCGATACTTGGAAATATGAAGTAGCTGTAGCAGAAGTTGAGTCACTTATCTCTCGGATTGAAGCAGGCGAGTTAGAATTGGAAGAGGTGTTCGAGCAATTTACTCAAGCTGTAGAGCAGTTGAAACAGTGCGAAACTTTTTTGCAACAACGACAGCAACAAGTGGATTTGTTAATTGAAACTTTGAATAATGAATCTTAA
- the glsA gene encoding glutaminase A, translating into MKSLSQTQLETWVMQARRHTQEGKLPKYIPLLAQANPNWLAVQIQTVTEQSYNAGDTHCTFPLMSVVKPFILLFLLQQLGAKVVFSHVGMKPSDLPFNSLTQLIADEGFPRNTMINSGAIALCSILPGINAFSRCENLRLWLNQTAGCQLTLDNQMLDSVRSLPNDRNLAITRLLTKAGNIHSPETTLDAYNHVCCLAGTVADLARIGMLLVQAHDAIAPQNRRIVNATMMTCGLYQASARFASEVGLPTKSGVSGAILSIVPTQGAIACYSPGLDETGNSKAGIFLIQQLAQNLNLSIFG; encoded by the coding sequence TTGAAATCTCTGAGCCAGACGCAACTAGAAACTTGGGTAATGCAAGCACGCAGGCATACTCAAGAAGGAAAACTACCTAAATACATTCCTCTATTAGCCCAAGCTAATCCAAATTGGTTAGCAGTGCAAATTCAAACTGTGACAGAACAAAGCTATAACGCAGGCGATACTCATTGTACTTTTCCGTTAATGAGTGTTGTCAAGCCCTTTATTTTGCTATTTTTGTTACAGCAATTAGGTGCAAAAGTAGTCTTCTCTCATGTAGGAATGAAACCATCCGATCTGCCTTTTAATTCTCTAACTCAACTGATAGCAGATGAAGGTTTTCCTCGCAATACAATGATCAATAGTGGCGCGATCGCACTTTGTTCTATCCTCCCAGGTATCAATGCATTTTCTCGCTGTGAAAATCTCCGTTTGTGGCTGAATCAAACCGCAGGTTGTCAGCTAACTCTAGATAACCAAATGCTTGATTCCGTGCGTTCTTTACCTAACGATCGCAACCTTGCGATAACTCGACTATTAACTAAAGCTGGCAATATTCACTCGCCAGAAACTACTCTAGATGCATACAATCATGTTTGCTGTTTAGCTGGTACGGTAGCTGACTTAGCACGGATAGGAATGTTACTCGTACAAGCTCATGACGCGATCGCGCCCCAAAACCGTCGTATAGTAAATGCAACTATGATGACTTGTGGTTTATACCAAGCTTCAGCACGTTTTGCCTCAGAAGTAGGCTTACCGACAAAATCGGGAGTTAGTGGGGCAATTTTATCAATTGTGCCAACTCAAGGTGCGATCGCGTGTTACAGTCCTGGTTTAGACGAAACAGGTAATTCCAAAGCTGGTATATTCTTAATACAGCAACTCGCTCAAAATTTGAATTTAAGTATATTTGGCTAA
- a CDS encoding SMI1/KNR4 family protein, with amino-acid sequence MEEIWQRIDLWLQVNAPQIFETLQSGASEAQIAELETILSIKLSEDVKASYRIHNGQSIYKEGLFEGREFLSLNRIRDEWEVWKDLLDSGKFEGYESDPDRGIRNNWWNEKWIPITYDGAGNHDCLDLDPADGGTVGQIMTMYHDSSDRKIVSSSLREWLQKYADELESGRFILQENYGIQPVE; translated from the coding sequence ATGGAAGAAATTTGGCAGCGCATAGACTTATGGCTTCAAGTCAATGCACCACAAATTTTTGAGACATTGCAATCTGGTGCTTCTGAGGCTCAAATTGCCGAGCTTGAAACAATACTCTCCATCAAGCTATCTGAAGATGTAAAAGCATCCTACCGCATTCACAACGGTCAGTCTATCTATAAAGAAGGATTATTTGAGGGACGAGAGTTTTTATCGCTCAACCGGATTCGAGATGAATGGGAAGTTTGGAAAGATCTTCTCGATTCTGGAAAATTTGAAGGCTATGAAAGCGACCCTGATAGAGGAATTCGTAACAATTGGTGGAATGAGAAATGGATTCCAATTACCTACGATGGAGCTGGTAATCATGACTGTTTAGATTTAGATCCAGCAGATGGCGGAACTGTAGGGCAAATCATGACAATGTATCATGATTCGAGCGATAGAAAGATTGTATCTTCAAGCTTGCGTGAGTGGCTTCAGAAATATGCTGATGAGTTGGAGTCGGGTCGGTTTATACTGCAAGAAAATTATGGAATACAACCCGTTGAATAA
- a CDS encoding cupin domain-containing protein — translation MFIDPENIPEKTGTNYPDEFKSVVAGRYRKRLGDAAGLKNFGVNLTRLLPGSCSALRHWHTKQDEFIYIVSGELVLVTDEGEQILTAGMSAGFPAGVANGHHLINRSNTDAVYLEIGDRTPDDEADYPDVDLIAKLNPEGWVFTRKDGSLYS, via the coding sequence ATGTTTATCGATCCTGAAAATATACCGGAGAAGACGGGAACTAACTATCCTGATGAGTTTAAATCGGTTGTAGCAGGACGTTATCGAAAGAGACTGGGTGATGCAGCGGGATTGAAAAATTTTGGTGTAAATTTAACTCGATTATTGCCTGGTAGTTGTTCTGCTTTAAGGCATTGGCATACAAAACAAGATGAATTTATTTATATTGTGTCAGGGGAATTAGTTTTAGTTACTGATGAAGGCGAACAAATTTTAACCGCAGGTATGTCAGCAGGTTTTCCGGCTGGGGTTGCCAACGGACATCATTTAATCAATCGTTCAAATACAGATGCGGTATATTTAGAAATTGGCGATCGCACTCCTGACGATGAAGCTGATTATCCTGATGTCGATCTGATTGCTAAATTGAATCCTGAAGGTTGGGTTTTCACTCGCAAAGATGGAAGTTTGTATAGTTAA
- the dapF gene encoding diaminopimelate epimerase has product MATDFYKYHALGNDYIVIDPNVVNFTINENAIKLICDRNFGIGSDGILYGPILVGEKIELRIFNPDGSEAEKSGNGIRIFSRYLVDAQYIKTNEFSLTTLGGEVAVEILNPEATLIKVDMGTVTFQSELIPVAGSPRQMVDTELQVDGVSLKVTCLSIGNPHCIIPIAQVSRELAVTLGSKIENHPIFPNRINVQFLQVLDRQNIKIEIWERGAGYTLASGSSSCAAASAAYKLGLVDDTVKVHMPGGEIEIEIEGDRVFMTGSVSAVAQGEFAADFLRDFN; this is encoded by the coding sequence ATGGCAACTGATTTTTATAAATATCATGCTTTGGGGAATGACTATATCGTTATCGATCCTAATGTAGTTAATTTTACCATCAACGAAAACGCGATTAAATTAATTTGCGATCGCAATTTTGGTATCGGTTCCGATGGTATCTTATATGGACCTATTCTTGTAGGGGAAAAGATAGAACTGAGAATTTTTAATCCCGATGGTAGCGAAGCTGAAAAAAGTGGCAATGGGATTCGGATTTTTTCGAGATATTTAGTTGATGCGCAATATATTAAGACAAATGAATTTAGTTTAACAACTTTAGGTGGCGAAGTTGCTGTAGAAATTTTGAATCCAGAGGCAACGCTGATAAAAGTTGATATGGGAACTGTTACTTTTCAAAGTGAATTAATTCCTGTAGCTGGTTCGCCTCGACAAATGGTTGATACTGAATTGCAAGTAGATGGCGTATCTTTAAAAGTAACTTGTCTATCTATTGGCAATCCTCACTGCATCATTCCTATAGCACAAGTGTCGCGAGAACTTGCTGTTACTTTGGGTAGTAAAATTGAAAATCACCCAATTTTTCCTAACCGCATAAACGTACAGTTTTTACAAGTTCTCGATCGCCAAAATATTAAAATTGAAATTTGGGAGCGGGGGGCTGGTTATACTTTAGCTTCTGGTAGTAGTAGTTGTGCGGCTGCAAGTGCTGCTTATAAATTAGGCTTGGTGGATGATACAGTTAAAGTACATATGCCAGGAGGAGAAATTGAGATTGAAATAGAAGGCGATCGCGTTTTTATGACTGGTAGTGTATCGGCTGTAGCTCAAGGTGAATTTGCTGCGGATTTCCTCAGAGATTTTAACTAG
- a CDS encoding CoB--CoM heterodisulfide reductase iron-sulfur subunit B family protein, with protein sequence MSSTALKYAYYPGCVAQGACRELHLSTQALTQALGIELIELKKAACCGSGTFKEDSQLLEDTVNARNIALAEELNLPLLTHCSTCQGVIAHVDDRLKESQQSDPAYLDKVNGFLQKEGCSPYRGSTEVKHLLYALVTDYGYKAIQQKVTKSLSGLKCAAFYGCYLLRARKTMPYDDPFNPQAMENMFEAVGATPVYYRGRTQCCGWPLSSYATEQSFKMAGMHIQDAIATGADCMVTPCPLCHLNLDSRQPEVEKVIGRKLGLPVLHFPQLIALALGVAPKQLGLERHIVSTRPVLEKLGL encoded by the coding sequence ATGTCATCTACAGCTTTAAAATACGCATATTACCCTGGTTGTGTCGCTCAAGGTGCTTGTCGGGAATTGCACCTATCAACTCAAGCGCTAACTCAAGCTTTAGGAATTGAACTAATAGAGCTAAAAAAAGCCGCTTGCTGCGGTTCTGGTACGTTTAAAGAAGATTCGCAATTGCTAGAAGATACTGTTAATGCCAGGAATATTGCTTTAGCAGAAGAATTAAACTTACCTCTTTTAACTCATTGCAGCACTTGTCAGGGTGTCATCGCTCACGTTGACGATCGCCTTAAAGAATCTCAACAAAGCGATCCAGCTTATCTAGATAAAGTTAACGGTTTTCTCCAAAAAGAAGGCTGTTCCCCCTATCGTGGCAGTACGGAAGTCAAGCATTTACTTTACGCGCTGGTGACGGATTATGGTTACAAGGCAATTCAGCAAAAAGTCACCAAGTCTTTGAGCGGTTTAAAGTGTGCGGCTTTCTATGGTTGTTACCTACTGCGCGCTCGTAAAACTATGCCCTACGACGATCCATTTAATCCTCAAGCAATGGAAAATATGTTTGAGGCAGTGGGAGCAACACCAGTATATTATCGCGGACGCACGCAATGTTGCGGTTGGCCTCTTTCCAGTTATGCCACCGAACAATCATTTAAAATGGCAGGAATGCACATTCAAGATGCGATCGCCACTGGTGCAGATTGTATGGTGACACCTTGTCCTTTGTGTCATTTAAATCTCGATTCTCGTCAACCAGAAGTTGAGAAAGTTATCGGGAGAAAACTTGGTTTACCAGTCTTACATTTTCCACAATTAATTGCTTTGGCGTTAGGAGTTGCACCGAAACAATTAGGATTAGAACGACATATTGTTTCTACCCGTCCGGTGTTGGAAAAATTGGGATTGTGA
- the acpP gene encoding acyl carrier protein codes for MSETEIFEKVKKIVTEQLSVEASKVTPSAHFANDLNADSLDTVELVMALEEEFDIEIPDEAAEQITTVQEAVDYINNKVATSA; via the coding sequence ATGAGCGAAACGGAAATTTTTGAAAAAGTAAAGAAAATCGTCACCGAGCAACTAAGCGTTGAAGCCAGTAAGGTCACGCCCTCGGCTCATTTTGCCAACGATCTCAATGCCGATTCTCTGGACACAGTAGAGCTGGTAATGGCTCTAGAAGAAGAATTTGATATTGAAATTCCTGATGAAGCAGCCGAACAGATCACCACGGTACAAGAAGCTGTGGACTACATCAACAATAAAGTTGCTACATCCGCGTAA
- the fabF gene encoding beta-ketoacyl-ACP synthase II encodes MTDLEKKRVVVTGVGAITPIGNNPVEFWEGLQSGRNGIGSITLFDPSQHRCRIAGEVKGFDPQQYMDGKDAKRMDRFAQFGVAASLQAIADAQFTINELNAEQVGVMLGTGIGGIKVLEEQQTIYLNRGPDRCSPFMVPMMIANMAAGLTAIHVGAKGPNSCPVTACAAGSNAIGEAFRLIQHGYAQAMICGGTEAAVTPLSVAGFASMRALSFRNDDPTHASRPFDRDRDGFVMGEGSGILLLEELGHALSRKAKIYAEIVGYGMTCDAYHMTGIAPQGEGAARAIALCLKDGGIKPEQVNYINAHGTSTPVNDPSETAAIKTALGEAAYQVAISSTKSMTGHLLGGSGGIEAVATVMAIAHDRVPPTINLENPDPECDLDYIPNQSRAHTVNVALSNSFGFGGHNVTLAFKKYV; translated from the coding sequence ATGACAGATTTGGAAAAAAAACGGGTTGTGGTGACTGGTGTTGGCGCGATTACGCCAATTGGCAATAATCCAGTTGAATTCTGGGAAGGATTGCAAAGCGGTCGCAATGGTATTGGTTCGATTACATTATTCGATCCATCACAGCATAGATGCCGGATTGCCGGAGAGGTGAAAGGTTTCGACCCGCAGCAATACATGGATGGCAAAGATGCGAAACGAATGGATCGTTTTGCACAATTTGGCGTTGCTGCAAGTTTACAGGCGATCGCCGATGCCCAGTTTACGATTAACGAGTTAAATGCCGAACAAGTCGGTGTCATGCTCGGTACGGGGATTGGTGGGATTAAAGTTTTAGAAGAACAGCAAACCATTTATCTCAATCGCGGACCCGATCGCTGTAGCCCTTTCATGGTTCCCATGATGATCGCGAATATGGCGGCGGGGTTAACGGCAATTCACGTCGGTGCAAAAGGACCGAACTCCTGTCCTGTAACAGCTTGTGCTGCGGGTTCTAACGCAATTGGCGAGGCATTTCGACTGATCCAGCACGGATACGCCCAAGCGATGATTTGTGGTGGTACGGAAGCCGCTGTTACACCCCTATCGGTAGCGGGATTTGCCTCGATGCGGGCGCTATCTTTCCGCAACGACGATCCAACCCACGCCAGTCGTCCGTTCGATCGCGATCGCGATGGTTTTGTGATGGGAGAAGGGTCGGGAATTTTATTGCTGGAAGAATTAGGACACGCCCTGAGTCGGAAAGCCAAAATTTATGCGGAAATTGTCGGCTATGGCATGACTTGCGACGCTTACCACATGACGGGAATTGCCCCTCAAGGAGAAGGCGCAGCCAGGGCGATCGCTCTGTGTCTCAAAGATGGTGGAATTAAGCCAGAGCAAGTAAACTACATCAACGCTCACGGTACGAGTACCCCAGTCAACGATCCGAGCGAAACAGCGGCAATTAAAACAGCTTTGGGTGAAGCAGCTTATCAAGTTGCCATCAGTTCCACCAAGTCAATGACGGGTCATTTACTCGGCGGTTCGGGAGGAATTGAAGCAGTTGCGACAGTCATGGCGATCGCCCACGATCGGGTTCCGCCTACAATCAATTTGGAAAACCCCGATCCAGAATGCGATTTAGATTACATCCCAAATCAAAGTCGCGCCCACACCGTCAACGTTGCCCTATCCAACTCCTTCGGCTTCGGCGGACACAACGTTACCCTGGCATTTAAAAAATATGTCTAA